From Rutidosis leptorrhynchoides isolate AG116_Rl617_1_P2 chromosome 3, CSIRO_AGI_Rlap_v1, whole genome shotgun sequence, a single genomic window includes:
- the LOC139897180 gene encoding defensin-like protein 19: MAKNSIPFFAFLLILSFLTISEIASVNGELCEKASKTWSGNCGNTRHCDDQCKAWEGAAHGACHVRSGKHMCFCYFNCPKAEKMAQDKLKAEELAKNKIEAEKVPKP; this comes from the exons ATGGCCAAAAACTCAATTCCTTTCTTTGCATTCCTTCTCATCCTTTCTTTTCTTACTATCTCAG AAATTGCGTCCGTAAATGGAGAATTATGTGAAAAGGCAAGCAAGACATGGTCCGGAAATTGCGGCAACACAAGACACTGTGACGATCAGTGCAAGGCGTGGGAAGGTGCAGCGCACGGAGCTTGCCATGTTCGTAGCGGTAAACACATGTGTTTTTGCTACTTCAACTGTCCTAAAGCAGAAAAGATGGCTCAAGATAAACTCAAAGCCGAGGAACTTGCTAAGAACAAAATTGAAGCTGAGAAAGTTCCAAAACCCTGA